Proteins encoded together in one Bos indicus isolate NIAB-ARS_2022 breed Sahiwal x Tharparkar chromosome 25, NIAB-ARS_B.indTharparkar_mat_pri_1.0, whole genome shotgun sequence window:
- the FAM234A gene encoding protein FAM234A has product MTDGKDLEAEIHPLKSENRKVPENAGALAGKEPRGTPAPQTRLSHCRTAAFFLSLFACLLVVFVVSFIIPCPDRPALQGVWRIDYNAAVAYDFLAAEDVNKDKIQDILFLYKNTNSSRGNSSFSCADEGFSCPCTFVAAVSGASGSVLWERPVAQDRAFVECGILQPRGSAAPSACVVLGRPGSLVAVDTLTGKTLWSQPSSFGGNASVLSPLLRVPDLDADGAPDLLVLIQEENQINGSIYSGGTGQQVSPPDSLGVDGTSGSILHVTRAGAHYVLIPCGTALCSRSVKGLYEKVSRRDSPLKSDPLWEDMLSAASHRLVVHSSGAIRYLMNVPGKAGDDLLLVSTEAYMLLDGQDLTPRWTFGTTQVLRKPVLGYYKPDTPAVLVENGTGPDRQVLLLDLGSGAVLWSQALPGLPGDPPSASLPTADHRSAFFFWGVHEPTDSNQTEPGAAGRRLYMLHPTLPGVLLELDNVSVPIVAFQVVLLEPGRHAACILLTGPASPSPPGLVSVTKHKVQDLVLAGRVVHLAEGGAESDQAVRDRLSRLRYRSEA; this is encoded by the exons ATGACGGACGGCAAGGACTTGGAGGCCGAGATCCACCCGCTCAAAAGCGAGAACAGGAAGGTACCGGAGAACGCGGGGGCCCTGGCAGGAAAGGAGCCCCGCGGGACGCCGGCCCCGCAGACTCGCCTCTCGCACTGCCGGACCGCGgccttcttcctctccctgttTGCCTGCCTCCTCGTGGTGTTCGTGGTCTCCTTCATCATCCCGTGTCCGGACCGGCCGGCGTTGCAGGGGGTGTGGAGGATCGATTACAATGCGGCAG TCGCCTATGACTTTCTGGCCGCAGAAGACGTGAACAAGGACAAGATCCAGGATAttctctttctttataaaaataccaACAGCAGCCGCGGCAATTCCAGCTTCTCCTGTGCTGATGAAG GTTTTTCCTGCCCCTGCACCTTCGTGGCTGCTGTGTCCGGGGCCAGCGGCAGCGTCCTCTGGGAGAGGCCTGTGGCCCAGGACAGGGCCTTCGTGGAGTGCGGCATCCTGCAGCCCAGGGGCAGCGCGGCGCCCTCTGCCTGCGTCGTCCTCGGCAGGCCCGGCTCTCTCGTCGCTGTGGACACGCTCACAG GGAAGACCCTGTGGAGCCAGCCTAGCAGCTTCGGGGGAAATGCGTCCGTCCTGAGCCCTCTGCTCCGCGTGCCTGACCTCGACGCCGACGGGGCCCCGGACCTGCTGGTCCTTATCCAGGAGGAGAACCAG ATCAACGGCTCCATCTACTCAGGTGGCACCGGGCAGCAGGTCAGCCCCCCAGACAGCCTGGGTGTGGACGGGACCAGCGGCTCCATCCTCCATGTCACCAGGGCGGGGGCCCACTACGTCCTCATCCCCTGCG GCACTGCCCTTTGTAGCCGCTCCGTGAAGGGCCTGTACGAGAAGGTCAGCAGGAGGGACAGCCCGCTCAAGAGCGACCCTCTCTGGGAGGACATGCTCAGCGCCGCATCACACAGGCTGGTTGTGCACAG cTCTGGGGCCATCCGCTACTTGATGAACGTGCCAGGGAAGGCGGGCGATGACCTGCTGCTCGTGAGCACCGAGGCCTACATGCTGCTGGACGGGCAGGACCTGACACCCAGGTGGACCTTCGGGACAACCCAGGTCCTGAG AAAACCTGTTCTTGGCTACTACAAACCCGACACCCCAGCCGTGCTTGTCGAGAATGGGACCGGCCCCGACAGACAG GTGCTGCTCCTGGACCTCGGCTCCGGGGCCGTCCTGTGGAGCCAGGCCCTCCCGGGCCTCCCTGGGGACCCGCCGTCCGCCAGCCTGCCCACCGCAGACCACCGCTCCGCCTTTTTCTTCTGGGGCGTCCACGAGCCAACTGACTCCAACCAGACG gagcctggagcagCTGGGCGCCGCCTGTACATGCTCCACCCCACGCTGCCTGGCGTCCTGCTGGAGCTTGACAACGTCTCCGTCCCCATCGTCGCCTTCCAGG TGGTTCTGCTGGAGCCGGGCCGCCACGCTGCCTGCATACTCCTGACGGGCCCAGCCAGCCCCAGCCCGCCCGGCCTGGTCTCCGTGACCAAACACAAGGTGCAGGACCTCGTCCTGGCCGGCAGGGTGGTCCACCTGGCCGAGGGTGGTGCCGAGAGCGACCAGGCCGTCCGGGACCGGCTCTCCCGCCTGCGGTACCGGAGCGAGGCCTAG